The window AATTCACAAATACTCTTGTAGGGCAAAATGTTGACCGAGTTTTTGTTCCATCCGTTGAAAAGGGAGTGCGCTCAGCTTGTGAAGAAGGTATAATGGCGGGTTATAAGGTAACAGATGTAAAAGCAGTGTTTTACGATGGTAAACAACATCCCGTAGACTCTAATGATATTTCCTTCCAGATAGCAGGTAAAGGTGCTTTCAAAGAGTGCTTTATTAATGCAAACCCGATTCTTCTGGAGCCGATTTACGAACTTGAAATTCTAGTACCAGAAGAATTCATGGGTGACGTAATGGGGGATATCTCAAGTAGGAGGGGAAAAATACTTGGTATAGAAACGGAAGGTAACTTTCAGAAAATTAAAGCACAAGTACCACTTGCTGAACTATATAAATATGGTTCTGCATTAAGATCCATGACACAGGGACGCGGTTATCATAGACAAAAATTTTCTCACTACGAAACTGTACCCAGAGAAATTCAGGATAAAATAATAGAAGAAGCAAAAAGAAAAAAGGAGGAGGCACATAAATAATTGGATAATCTCTGGGCTCCATGGCGGATTGACTACATATTAAATCCAAAAGAAAAGGGATGTTTTTTTTGTAAATACATCAAAGATAACAACGATGAAGAACATCTTATCCTGTTGAGGGGAAATCACTCTTTTGTAATTATGAATTATTATCCCTATAATAATGGACATCTCATGATCGCACCCTTTAGACACCTTGCTGGGCTTTCTGAATTAAACGATGATACACTTCTAGAAATGCTGAAATTAACCCGGCATTCTGTTGATATAATAAAGAAGGAAATGAAAGCTGAAGGATTTAACATTGGCATAAATCTTGGTGACATTGCCGGAGCCGGAGTAAAAGACCATTTACATATCCATATAGTACCACGATGGAAAGGCGACACTAATTTTATGCCTATTATTGGACATACGAAAGTAGTTAGTGAGGGATTAAAGGAAACTTACCAAAAACTAAAAAAACACTTCGATAAAATCA of the Candidatus Neomarinimicrobiota bacterium genome contains:
- a CDS encoding HIT domain-containing protein, with the translated sequence MDNLWAPWRIDYILNPKEKGCFFCKYIKDNNDEEHLILLRGNHSFVIMNYYPYNNGHLMIAPFRHLAGLSELNDDTLLEMLKLTRHSVDIIKKEMKAEGFNIGINLGDIAGAGVKDHLHIHIVPRWKGDTNFMPIIGHTKVVSEGLKETYQKLKKHFDKITI